One Helianthus annuus cultivar XRQ/B chromosome 7, HanXRQr2.0-SUNRISE, whole genome shotgun sequence genomic region harbors:
- the LOC110868362 gene encoding uncharacterized protein LOC110868362 — translation MAEVGSDKETLSSISFDLPPLIHKVEQTSEITEVTTSEITEVNTTSQHMILEIPEITFDTSTTRINTPQQTPKRVNFSPLCSPSTYTYAKFNESSSSPSSSRGRSSSSIKSLIPKLSFKLKNRNSEIEKAAILALGGSPSQIRVKAKMSRSLSFTKLFASKAKTTSSLPVTPIAHSNPESTHGRNTIEKDWIQQPMHRSRSVPALIKDGSITQIESLGGVFRVIPSTPKALQTTRPAINVNPATDVGNNHEEAGEDIAEEEAVCRICMVELRERADDTLKMECSCKGELALAHQECAVKWFSIKGNKTCEVCKQEVKNLPVTLLRIPRSQSRILRGNGALHLLEVPRYRVWQDVPVLVIVSMLAYFCFLEQLLVSKMGSGAIAISLPFSCILGLLASMTSTTMVKRRYAWIYASVQYVLVVGFAHVFYSKLKVTGLLSVLLATFAGFGGAMCFTSIIYEFLKWQRRWHNWSNQHHGAPETEPPQESTEPAHAPHDEPHPQGAPVDAMQPQQPTDTAHTPQHESSLQESQTRESGQQPRP, via the exons ATGGCTGAAGTAGGTTCTGATAAAGAAACTCTCAGTAGCATTTCATTTGATCTTCCACCTCTTATTCACAAG GTTGAACAAACCAGTGAAATAACTGAAGTTACAACAAGTGAAATCACTGAAGTCAACACAACCAGTCAACACATGATCTTAGAAATACCAGAGATAACATTTGATACATCTACCACAAGAATAAACACACCACAACAAACTCCAAAAAGAGTAAATTTTTCCCCATTGTGTAGCCCCTCTACATACACTTACGCCAAGTTTAACGAATCGTCATCAAGTCCTTCATCATCTAGAGGTAGATCATCATCATCCATCAAAAGCCTCATTCCTAAATTAAGTTTCAAACTCAAGAACCGAAATTCGGAGATCGAAAAggctgcaattctggcacttggTGGCTCACCATCACAGATTAGAGTGAAGGCTAAAATGTCTAGATCGTTATCTTTTACAAAACTATTCGCATCCAAAGCGAAAACAACATCATCGTTACCCGTAACTCCAATTGCTCACTCGAATCCAGAGTCTACGCATGGAAGAAACACCATAGAA AAAGATTGGATCCAACAGCCTATGCATCGTTCGCGTTCGGTTCCCGCTTTGATTAAAGACGGAAGCATTACACAAATAGAGTCTTTAGGTGGCGTATTTCGCGTAATTCCTTCCACACCAAAAGCTTTACAAACAACCCGTCCCGCCATTAATGTGAATCCTGCAACCGATGTTGGTAACAATCATGAAGAAGCGGGTGAGGACATTGCAGAAGAAGAAGCTGTGTGTAGAATATGTATGGTTGAACTGCGGGAACGTGCTGATGATACGCTTAAAATGGAGTGTAGCTGCAAAGGAGAGTTAGCGCTAGCCCACCAAGAATGCGCCGTAAAGTGGTTTAGCATTAAAGGTAACAAAACTTGTGAGGTTTGCAAGCAAGAAGTTAAGAACTTGCCTGTTACTCTTTTGAGAATTCCGAGATCTCAAAGCCGAATTCTTCGCGGAAATGGAGCGTTGCATCTGTTGGAAGTTCCTAGATACAG GGTATGGCAAGATGTACCTGTTCTTGTGATCGTTAGCATGCTCGCGTACTTTTGTTTCTTAGAGCAACTTCTG GTAAGCAAAATGGGTTCTGGCGCGATTGCTATATCTCTGCCTTTTTCTTGCATATTGGGTCTGCTTGCATCAATGACATCGACAACAATGG TGAAGAGACGGTATGCATGGATTTACGCGTCCGTTCAGTACGTTTTAGTCGTTGGTTTTGCGCATGTTTTCTACTCAAAG CTTAAAGTGACGGGGCTTCTATCGGTTTTGCTTGCTACATTTGCTGGTTTCGGCGGTGCAATGTGCTTTACTTCTATTATTTATGAATTTCTGAAATGGCAGAGAAGATGGCACAACTGGTCAAATCAACATCATGGGGCTCCGGAAACTGAACCACCTCAAGAGTCCACAGAACCCGCTCATGCACCACACGACGAGCCTCACCCACAAGGCGCTCCTGTAGACGCAATGCAGCCGCAGCAGCCTACAGACACTGCTCATACACCACAACATGAATCTAGCCTACAAGAAAGTCAAACTCGAGAATCGGGTCAACAACCTAGACCGTAA
- the LOC110868363 gene encoding dnaJ protein P58IPK homolog, producing MMNILKKMVSSMDLVAWRGFVYTLFILHFVFVCQLLLLQPLVSALDGKSGNTAELFERVSHSIKVKRYSEAINDLNAAIEADPSLSEAYWRRASVLRELCRYEESEKSYKKFLEMKPGNSAVEKELSQLHQAQSALDTANNLYDSHDYIKALDFIEKVVLIFSPACSQAKILKVKLLLAAKDYAGAISEAGFILKEDEDNLDALLLRGRAYYYLADHDVATRHYQKGLRLDPEHSELKKAYFGLKNLLKKTKNAEENEKKGKLRVAVEDYKAALALDPDHVAHNVHLHFGLCKLLVRLGRGKDAVNACTEVLTVDEEHTEALVQRGEAKLLTEDWEGAVADIKAAAEKSPQDMSIRESLMKAEKALKLSQRKDWYRILGVSKSASISEIKRAYKKLALQWHPDKNVDNREEAENKFREIAAAYEILGDDDKRTKYDNGEDIEEGMNMGGGGGFNPFGAGGFGGGGGYTFHFEGGFPGGGFGGFHM from the exons ATGATGAACATATTGAAGAAGATGGTGTCATCCATGGATCTTGTAGCTTGGAGAGGCTTCGTCTACACTCTCTTCATACTCCACTTCGTCTTCGTCTGTCAACTCCTTCTGCTTCAACCCCTTGTTTCAGCTTTAG ATGGAAAATCAGGTAATACTGCTGAATTGTTTGAAAGAGTTTCACACAGTATAAAGGTGAAACGTTATAGCGAGGCAATTAATGATCTTAACGCTGCCATAGAGGCCGACCCCTCACTTTCGGAGGCGTATTGGCGTCGGGCTTCTGTTCTTCGAGAGTTGTGCAG ATACGAGGAATCTGAGAAGAGCTACAAAAAGTTTCTCGAAATGAAACCTGGAAATTCGGCCGTAGAGAAGGAGCTGTCTCAGTTGCATCAAGCCCAAAGTGCGTTAGATACAGCCAATAACCTCTATGATTCACACGATTATATAAAAGCTTTGGATTTCATCGAGAAAGTGGTTCTTATTTTTTCTCCCGCGTGCTCACAG GCTAAGATCCTAAAGGTGAAGTTATTACTAGCCGCCAAGGATTACGCAGGGGCCATTTCGGAAGCGGGATTTATACTTAAAGAAGATGAGGATAATCTAGACGCGTTGTTGCTTCGTGGTCGTGCTTATTATTATTTGGCTGATCATGATGTTGCTACGAG GCATTACCAGAAAGGGCTCCGCTTGGACCCAGAGCACAGCGAATTAAAGAAAGCATATTTCGGATTAAAGAATTTACTGAAAAAAACGAAAAAC GCGGAAGAAAACGAAAAGAAGGGGAAACTGCGTGTCGCTGTGGAGGATTACAAGGCAGCCCTTGCGTTGGACCCCGATCACGTAGCGCACAACGTGCACCTCCATTTCGGGTTATGTAAGCTTTTGGTTAGGCTCGGTAGAGGAAAAGATGCCGTAAACGCTTGCACGGAAGTTCTCACCGTTGATGAAGAACATACCGAAGCTTTAGTTCAG AGGGGTGAAGCCAAATTATTGACAGAAGATTGGGAGGGAGCCGTTGCGGATATCAAGGCGGCTGCAGAAAAATCGCCTCAG GACATGAGCATTCGGGAATCACTTATGAAGGCTGAGAAAGCGTTGAAGTTAAGTCAACGGAAAGATTGGTACAGGATTTTGGGTGTGTCGAAGAGTGCATCGATATCAGAGATAAAACGAGCTTATAAAAAGCTTGCTTTGCAATGGCACCCGGATAAAAACGTTGATAATAGAGAAGAAGCAGAGAATAAATTCAGAGAAATAGCTGCTGCATATGAG ATTCTTGGAGATGACGACAAGCGTACGAAATATGATAATGGTGAAGATATTGAAGAGGGTATGAACATGGGTGGCGGCGGTGGATTCAACCCTTTTGGCGCTGGCGGTTTTGGCGGAGGTGGTGGTTATACGTTTCATTTTGAAGGCGGTTTTCCTGGTGGTGGATTTGGCGGTTTCCACATGTAA